In Candidatus Neomarinimicrobiota bacterium, the DNA window TAATACTTATTTAGTAATCATAATGCACTATTGGTAGATGGGCTGTGAGGAGGGGAGGAATACAAAACCTTGGAGGTCTATTGTGTTATACTCTATAATTAGATTCATTCTATTTTACACGGTTATACTTTCAACAGCATTCCCGCAGGGGACGAACGTAGAGCTGCTGGGTCAATTTATAACCCCGGGAGACGCAGTGAGCGTCTTCATTGATGGTAATTATGCCTATATCGCGGATGCGAATCGGGATAGCCTTCTAATCGTTGACGTATCGGATGCTGGCAATCCATTCAAGGTAGGATCAGTTGACATTCCTGCCCCGGCGATTCAGGACGTTTACGTTGCCGGCAACCTAGCATATGTGTTAAGCACTCAGGTCTTCTATATTGTGGATGTCTCGGTTCCCTCTAATCCATTACAGGTAGGTACCGTTCCCCAGGACGGGAGGGGAGTATTCGTCTCTAGTAATATTGCCTATATCGCCAGTAGGCTCAATGGTCCACAACTTATTACAGTGGATGTGTCAGTTCCGAGCAGCCCCGTTGTATTGTCTTCCTTCGGGGTGTTTGGGGGAATTGGTTCTACCGGGTGGGATGTTTTCACTGTTGGCAACACCGCCTACATGGCCGCTGATACGTCCGGATTGCGTATAATAAATGTAGTTGATCCTAGTAGCCCTACTGAGTTAGGGTTTTATAACACGCCCGGAAATTCACGTGGTGTCTTCGTTACAGGCAGTTTCGCCTATGTCGCTGACGGGGACAGCGGCTTACGGATTATTGACGTTTCTGTGCCCAGCTCTCCGAACGAGGTAGGATTTTATGATACACCGGGTTTCGCATGGGCTGTTCAAGTACTTGGAGATTTCGCTTACATAGCGGACGGATGGTCCGGCATACGAATTATTGACGTCTCGGATCCTACCGCCCCGATTAGTGTTGGAAATTATGATTTTGACAGACACGCAAGGAGTGTTTTTGTATCGAATGATGGAACGATCTATGTAACGACAAATGTACTTGCAGCCAACGGGCTTTTCATATTCAAGGGACCGATAGCCACGGTTACTGCTCCGAGCGGGATCATTGCATCCGGTGATACCAGCTTCGTGCCATCATTTGTGACAGTCTCAGACCTGTCAAATCTTAATGTCACTTCCGCAGAATTAGTTCTGACTCACGACTCTTCTCTCACCGCGGTTGCTGCTGTTATAGACAGCACCACGCTACCCGGACAATCGGGCTGGACTCTTTCGCTGAACAACACCGTGCCCGGTCAGACATCAATTTCTATGAGTGGCGCTAATGACCTATCGAATGCCGGGTCACTTGTGAATCTCTTTTTTGCCGCTTCAGGGGGAGCTCCCGGTGACTCTTTCGCATTGGACATCTCCAGCGTCACTTTCAATGAAGGAATTCCCTTCGCTCGAACAGAGCCGGGTACTCTTGTAGTGGGGACAACATTCGGCGATGTGAGCCGGAACGGTGAGATTCAGGCTTTTGACGCCGCGCTCATCTTCCAATTCTTACTGGGTTACATTGAATTTACTCCTTTACAAGAAACTGTGGCTGACGTGAGCGGTGATAGTCTCATAACTGAATTCGACGCATCACTCGTACTGCAGTTTGTTGTGGGCTTAATCGATTCCTTTCCGATAGAGACAGGATTAGTAGGGGCCTTTCCTGCGATAGGAAATTTGGTCTTGGAGGATGTAACAGCGATTCCGGGCGAAACCTTTGACCTGAATGTATCTCTCGAAGACGGTGAAGGGATCTATTCCGGTTCTTTTACGCTCAATTACGATTCCGATGTTCTTGAGATGGTGGAAGTGATGTCCTCCGATCTGACCGGGGAGGCGATGGTAAGCCAACGAGATGAAGAGGGAACACTGCGCCTGCTTTTTGCCGGAACGAAAGAAATTACCGGTGGAGGATCATTGTTCAGTGTTCGCTTCAGGGTAAAAGATGAAGCTTTCGAGGACTCTGATGTAATGCTGACGGATATTCGATTGAACGAAGAGCCCGTAATATCCGAGGGCAGTTCTGTGCGTATCCAGTTAACAACGACTGGGATTGCTGCTGGGGATGAAATTGGGCTGCCTGAGAGTTTTAGTTTGTCACAGAATTATCCCAACCCATTCAATCCCACGACTAAAATCCGCTATGGATTACCCTTCGCCTCAACGGTTAGCCTTACCGTATATGATTTACAAGGGCGATTGGTTCGCAAGTTGGTTGATGGGATGGATGCGATCGGATTCCACGATGTAAAATGGGACGGAAAGAATTCCATCGGCAAAGAGGTAAGTAGCGGAATTTACCTTTACAGGCTTATTGCAGCATCTCTGGGTGACAATGGCGGTAATCGTTACGTTAAGACGCGAAAGCTATTGTTGCTCAGGTAGGTAGGCAAATAAACCTGATGAATGCTGTGCTTCTTCCGATGCCAGTTTCCAAGAGACTCCTATCAATTCTTGCACTTTTAAT includes these proteins:
- a CDS encoding T9SS type A sorting domain-containing protein; its protein translation is MLYSIIRFILFYTVILSTAFPQGTNVELLGQFITPGDAVSVFIDGNYAYIADANRDSLLIVDVSDAGNPFKVGSVDIPAPAIQDVYVAGNLAYVLSTQVFYIVDVSVPSNPLQVGTVPQDGRGVFVSSNIAYIASRLNGPQLITVDVSVPSSPVVLSSFGVFGGIGSTGWDVFTVGNTAYMAADTSGLRIINVVDPSSPTELGFYNTPGNSRGVFVTGSFAYVADGDSGLRIIDVSVPSSPNEVGFYDTPGFAWAVQVLGDFAYIADGWSGIRIIDVSDPTAPISVGNYDFDRHARSVFVSNDGTIYVTTNVLAANGLFIFKGPIATVTAPSGIIASGDTSFVPSFVTVSDLSNLNVTSAELVLTHDSSLTAVAAVIDSTTLPGQSGWTLSLNNTVPGQTSISMSGANDLSNAGSLVNLFFAASGGAPGDSFALDISSVTFNEGIPFARTEPGTLVVGTTFGDVSRNGEIQAFDAALIFQFLLGYIEFTPLQETVADVSGDSLITEFDASLVLQFVVGLIDSFPIETGLVGAFPAIGNLVLEDVTAIPGETFDLNVSLEDGEGIYSGSFTLNYDSDVLEMVEVMSSDLTGEAMVSQRDEEGTLRLLFAGTKEITGGGSLFSVRFRVKDEAFEDSDVMLTDIRLNEEPVISEGSSVRIQLTTTGIAAGDEIGLPESFSLSQNYPNPFNPTTKIRYGLPFASTVSLTVYDLQGRLVRKLVDGMDAIGFHDVKWDGKNSIGKEVSSGIYLYRLIAASLGDNGGNRYVKTRKLLLLR